The Cellulomonas sp. P24 genome contains a region encoding:
- a CDS encoding CaiB/BaiF CoA-transferase family protein, translated as MVDEQPGHRAAGGGALSGVVVADFSRILAGPYATMLLADLGAEVIKVESPGGDDTRSWLPPVRDDISTYYLAINRNKRSIALDLKDPDDRDAAQELARRADVVVENFKPGGLARFGLDYETVAAGNPGVVYASISGFGSGPKGASLPGYDLIVQAVSGLMSLTGSPTGEPFRAGISVFDVMAGLHATIGILAALSSRHTTGRGQHVEVNLLSSALSGLVNQSSAYVAGGVVPFRMGNSHPSLFPYEPLPCSDGDLIVTAGNNGQFRALVTALGVPELADDPRFARNEDRTARREELRPLLVERLRTRTTAEWFRDLSAAGVACGPINTIDGGVAFAEELGLDPVVTIGEGADAVPSVRNPITFSETAPEYRRRPPMLDEHGAEIRRWLATAPDGPADRQDRTGEQPLPAADRQERRA; from the coding sequence ATGGTCGACGAACAGCCAGGTCACCGCGCGGCGGGCGGCGGCGCACTCTCCGGCGTCGTCGTCGCCGACTTCTCCCGGATCCTCGCGGGGCCGTATGCGACCATGCTGCTCGCGGATCTCGGAGCGGAGGTCATCAAGGTGGAGAGCCCGGGCGGCGACGACACCCGCTCGTGGCTGCCACCGGTCCGCGACGACATCTCGACGTACTACCTGGCGATCAACCGGAACAAGCGCTCGATCGCGCTGGACCTCAAGGACCCGGACGACCGCGACGCCGCCCAGGAGCTCGCCCGCCGCGCCGACGTCGTCGTCGAGAACTTCAAGCCCGGCGGGCTGGCCCGGTTCGGCCTGGACTACGAGACCGTCGCAGCAGGTAACCCCGGCGTCGTCTACGCCTCGATCAGCGGTTTCGGCAGCGGACCGAAGGGCGCGTCGCTCCCCGGCTACGACCTGATCGTCCAAGCCGTCTCCGGCCTCATGAGCCTCACCGGGAGCCCCACGGGAGAGCCGTTCCGGGCCGGGATCTCCGTGTTCGACGTCATGGCCGGGCTGCACGCGACCATCGGGATCCTCGCCGCGCTGAGCTCCCGGCACACGACCGGTCGCGGGCAGCACGTCGAGGTCAACCTGCTCTCGTCGGCGCTGTCCGGGCTGGTCAACCAGTCGAGCGCGTACGTCGCCGGCGGTGTCGTCCCCTTCCGGATGGGCAACAGCCACCCGAGCCTGTTCCCGTACGAGCCACTGCCCTGCTCCGACGGCGACCTGATCGTCACGGCCGGCAACAACGGGCAGTTCCGCGCCCTCGTCACCGCGCTCGGCGTCCCCGAGCTCGCCGACGACCCGCGGTTCGCGCGCAACGAGGACCGCACCGCACGACGTGAGGAGCTGCGACCGCTGCTCGTCGAGCGGTTGCGCACCCGGACGACGGCGGAGTGGTTCCGCGACCTGAGTGCCGCCGGTGTCGCCTGCGGGCCGATCAACACGATCGACGGCGGGGTCGCGTTCGCCGAGGAGCTCGGGCTGGACCCCGTCGTGACGATCGGGGAGGGAGCCGACGCGGTCCCCTCGGTGCGGAACCCGATCACGTTCTCCGAGACGGCACCGGAGTACCGACGCCGGCCGCCGATGCTCGACGAGCACGGCGCGGAGATCCGCCGCTGGCTGGCCACCGCGCCGGACGGCCCGGCAGACCGACAGGACCGGACCGGGGAGCAGCCGCTGCCGGCCGCCGACAGGCAGGAGCGACGCGCATGA
- a CDS encoding amidohydrolase family protein, whose amino-acid sequence MSDRDNEVPAAGRPIVLRGGTVLTMDDAHTVLTHADVLVVGDRIAAVGTALEVPEGTQEIDATGGIVMPGMIDTHRHMWQTAMRGYGADWTLTQYFVWYYLEHGKAFRPEDVYAGNLLSAWDALEAGVTTTVDWSHGLQTVDHAEAAVDALQAVPGRFVLAYGNIQAGPWEWTSDPAVRAFLERRRRGAGDLLGFQLAFDVTGDPTFPEKAAFEAARDLGLPVTTHAGVWGATNDDGIRLMHEHGFMTPETVYVHASTLSTDSYQRIAATGGSVSVSTESEQSAGQGYPSTWQVRRYDIPVSLSMDTSVWWSSDLFSAMRTTLGADRSREHLEAHTLGETVTHVHLRAEQVVDWATRGGARALGRDDLGRLEPGAKADVVLIKNDQSPVSFPLLNPYGHVAFQAQRGDVHTVLVDGRVVKHAHHLVGVDLPAVRRTIDATVEHLRSSMGEEAWTRGMNPDLPHDEVLDNPYQYTDYKSDSTHDAYHDVQADPVP is encoded by the coding sequence ATGTCCGACCGTGACAACGAGGTCCCGGCCGCAGGTCGTCCGATCGTCCTGCGCGGTGGCACGGTGCTGACGATGGACGACGCGCACACCGTGCTGACCCACGCGGACGTGCTCGTCGTCGGTGACCGCATCGCGGCCGTCGGCACTGCGCTCGAGGTCCCCGAGGGGACGCAGGAGATCGATGCGACCGGCGGCATCGTGATGCCGGGGATGATCGACACCCACCGCCACATGTGGCAGACCGCGATGCGCGGCTACGGGGCCGACTGGACCCTCACGCAGTACTTCGTCTGGTACTACCTCGAGCACGGCAAGGCCTTCCGGCCCGAGGACGTGTACGCCGGCAACCTGCTCTCGGCGTGGGACGCCCTCGAGGCGGGTGTGACGACCACGGTCGACTGGTCCCACGGTCTGCAGACCGTCGACCACGCCGAGGCCGCCGTCGACGCGCTCCAGGCCGTACCCGGCCGGTTCGTGCTCGCCTACGGGAACATCCAGGCCGGCCCGTGGGAGTGGACGTCCGACCCCGCCGTGCGGGCCTTCCTCGAGCGGCGGCGACGCGGAGCGGGCGACCTGCTCGGCTTCCAGCTCGCGTTCGACGTCACCGGCGACCCCACGTTCCCCGAGAAGGCCGCGTTCGAGGCGGCTCGCGACCTCGGCCTGCCGGTGACCACCCACGCCGGCGTGTGGGGCGCCACGAACGACGACGGCATCCGCCTCATGCACGAGCACGGGTTCATGACCCCGGAGACCGTGTACGTCCACGCCTCGACCCTCAGCACCGACTCCTACCAGCGGATCGCCGCGACCGGTGGCTCGGTGTCGGTGTCGACCGAGTCGGAGCAGAGCGCCGGCCAGGGCTACCCGTCGACCTGGCAGGTCCGCCGCTACGACATCCCGGTGTCGCTGTCGATGGACACCAGCGTCTGGTGGAGCAGCGACCTGTTCTCCGCCATGCGCACCACCCTCGGCGCCGACCGGTCGCGCGAGCACCTCGAGGCGCACACCCTGGGCGAGACGGTGACCCACGTCCACCTGCGCGCCGAGCAGGTGGTCGACTGGGCCACCCGCGGTGGGGCCCGTGCTCTCGGCCGAGACGACCTCGGCCGGCTCGAGCCCGGCGCCAAGGCCGACGTCGTCCTGATCAAGAACGACCAGTCACCGGTCTCGTTCCCGCTGCTCAACCCGTACGGGCACGTCGCCTTCCAGGCGCAGCGCGGCGACGTGCACACCGTGCTGGTCGACGGCCGGGTCGTCAAGCATGCCCACCACCTCGTCGGGGTCGACCTGCCCGCCGTGCGTCGCACGATCGACGCGACGGTCGAGCACCTGCGCTCGAGCATGGGCGAGGAGGCGTGGACCCGCGGCATGAACCCCGACCTCCCGCATGACGAGGTCCTGGACAACCCGTACCAGTACACGGACTACAAGTCCGACTCGACGCACGACGCCTACCACGACGTGCAGGCCGATCCCGTGCCCTGA
- a CDS encoding IclR family transcriptional regulator C-terminal domain-containing protein: MAGRGTGPDFVEALARGLDVLACFDADHPTMTLTDVATATGLARPTARRLLLTLQELGFVRSVEGSFQLTPRVLTLGMAYVGALGLWEIARPHLEALVRRTGESSSMAQLDGSDIVYIARVAVPKIIALRVEVGTRFPAVRTSQGKVLLAALTPAELSATLAHPSRAGLPPHPEPSAEHLRDELTEVRARGWALADEELAPGVRSVAVPVRDGTGTVRAAMNVTVHAAETSTERLVEEHLPLLLRTAGDVSAEWALWQSRPHVDIGRHPATGTSGASD; encoded by the coding sequence ATGGCTGGACGGGGAACCGGTCCCGACTTCGTCGAGGCCCTGGCGCGGGGGCTCGACGTCCTCGCGTGCTTCGACGCCGATCACCCCACCATGACCCTGACCGACGTCGCGACCGCGACCGGCCTCGCCCGCCCCACCGCCCGCCGCCTGCTGCTGACCCTCCAGGAGCTCGGCTTCGTCCGGTCGGTCGAGGGGTCGTTCCAGCTGACCCCTCGGGTGCTGACCCTCGGCATGGCCTACGTCGGTGCGCTCGGCCTGTGGGAGATCGCCCGACCGCACCTCGAGGCCCTCGTGAGGCGCACCGGTGAGTCGTCGTCCATGGCACAGCTCGACGGCTCGGACATCGTCTACATCGCCCGCGTCGCGGTGCCGAAGATCATCGCGCTGCGCGTCGAGGTCGGCACCCGGTTCCCGGCGGTCAGGACCTCCCAGGGCAAGGTCCTGCTCGCCGCCCTGACCCCGGCCGAGCTGTCGGCGACCCTGGCGCACCCGAGCCGCGCCGGTCTGCCGCCGCACCCCGAACCGTCGGCCGAGCACCTGCGCGATGAGCTCACCGAGGTCCGCGCACGCGGCTGGGCGCTTGCCGACGAGGAGCTCGCTCCGGGCGTGAGATCCGTCGCGGTCCCCGTGCGGGACGGGACGGGCACCGTCCGCGCCGCCATGAACGTCACGGTGCACGCGGCCGAGACCTCGACCGAACGCCTCGTCGAGGAGCACCTGCCGCTGCTGCTGCGCACCGCGGGCGACGTGAGCGCGGAGTGGGCGCTGTGGCAGTCGCGCCCGCACGTCGACATCGGCAGGCATCCGGCCACGGGTACGTCAGGTGCGTCGGACTGA
- a CDS encoding bifunctional diguanylate cyclase/phosphodiesterase, with product MSAESHDTRTTDVVGPDARLAPRLSAPTGVPPRLVALEPLACLALAVHGLGVMVTAPTSLAWDIVAAAAVLTALGTAGLLGWRAPWAVATRAVAVLVLGFVLMALRQEGSGYFLLWYFVVVAVYPLVLSRRASLLTAVVVPGAYLLLLPLDAADGPGPVALVRAFSLGLIAVFVHVAAEAYRTAVTDRTHALALLDTYADATPVGLGFWDLGLRYRRLNGALAELTGLTVAQHLGRPALDVSPTTPALALNLHRVLETGQPVQDVELASGDRVWTSSYFPVRIGSTVVGVGGVVIDVTDQRHAAQALAFSTTHDALTGLPNRVLLGDRLEVATGHAARTGGSVALMFCDVDRFKLINDSLGHAAGDEILRETARRLAVVVPAGDTVARLGGDEFAILTTQVTGLDDAIAVAERACAAMREPMTVAGTSVISTMSVGVTICVPGATDVAGLLRDADVAVYQAKDAGRDRVAVFDARLRSSADHRLEFHGALRRAVEDGEIRVVYQPVLALDASADSGTPGPRSMVGVEALARWHWVGHGDVSPGMFIPTAEELGLIHALGDQVLREACSTVKRWRDETRRPLTVAVNLSAQQLVEPGCVDLVAAAIADVGLPASALQLEITESVLMVDVEHSLRQIAALRTLGVRVAIDDFGTGYSSLAYLRDLPVDILKIDQSFTRRLPGGDAMVAFIVELARAIGATTVVEGVETRDQLDAVTRLGCDQAQGYYLSRPLTAGATARYLRRAGAER from the coding sequence ATGTCTGCGGAGTCGCACGACACCCGGACCACGGACGTGGTCGGACCGGACGCCAGGCTCGCACCACGCCTCTCTGCCCCGACGGGGGTCCCGCCGCGACTCGTCGCGCTCGAGCCGTTGGCCTGTCTGGCCCTGGCCGTGCACGGTCTCGGGGTCATGGTCACCGCCCCGACCTCCTTGGCGTGGGACATCGTCGCGGCCGCGGCCGTCCTGACGGCGCTCGGCACAGCCGGCCTGCTCGGGTGGCGTGCACCGTGGGCCGTCGCGACCCGCGCTGTGGCGGTCCTCGTGCTCGGCTTCGTCCTGATGGCCCTGCGCCAGGAGGGCAGCGGGTACTTCCTCCTCTGGTACTTCGTGGTCGTCGCCGTGTACCCGCTGGTCCTGTCTCGCCGGGCCAGCCTGCTGACGGCCGTGGTCGTCCCCGGTGCGTACCTCCTGCTGCTGCCGCTCGACGCGGCCGACGGGCCCGGGCCCGTCGCGCTCGTGCGAGCGTTCTCGCTCGGGCTCATCGCAGTGTTCGTGCACGTGGCTGCCGAGGCGTACCGCACCGCGGTGACGGACCGGACCCACGCCCTCGCCCTGCTCGACACGTACGCCGACGCCACCCCGGTGGGCCTGGGCTTCTGGGATCTCGGGCTCCGGTACCGGCGGCTCAACGGCGCGCTCGCCGAGCTGACGGGGCTCACCGTGGCGCAGCACCTCGGACGCCCGGCGCTCGACGTCTCCCCGACGACCCCCGCGCTCGCCCTCAACCTGCACCGCGTGCTCGAGACCGGTCAGCCGGTGCAGGACGTCGAGCTCGCCTCGGGGGACCGCGTGTGGACCTCGAGCTACTTCCCGGTCCGGATCGGGTCGACGGTCGTCGGGGTCGGCGGCGTCGTGATCGACGTCACCGACCAGCGCCACGCCGCGCAGGCGCTCGCGTTCTCGACGACGCACGACGCCCTCACCGGGTTGCCGAACCGGGTGCTCCTGGGGGACCGGCTCGAGGTCGCCACCGGCCACGCCGCACGCACCGGCGGCTCGGTGGCGCTCATGTTCTGCGACGTGGACCGGTTCAAGCTGATCAACGACTCCCTCGGCCACGCCGCCGGCGACGAGATCTTGCGGGAGACCGCCCGGCGCCTCGCCGTCGTCGTCCCGGCCGGGGACACCGTCGCCCGTCTCGGCGGTGACGAGTTCGCCATCCTGACCACTCAGGTCACCGGCCTCGACGACGCGATCGCCGTCGCGGAACGCGCCTGCGCCGCCATGCGTGAGCCGATGACGGTCGCCGGCACGAGCGTCATCTCGACGATGTCCGTCGGGGTGACCATCTGCGTTCCCGGTGCCACGGACGTCGCCGGACTGCTGCGTGACGCCGATGTCGCGGTGTACCAGGCGAAGGACGCCGGCCGGGACCGCGTCGCGGTGTTCGACGCCCGGCTCCGCAGCAGCGCCGACCACCGGCTCGAGTTCCACGGCGCCCTGCGCCGGGCGGTCGAGGACGGTGAGATCCGGGTCGTCTACCAACCGGTGCTCGCCCTGGACGCCTCCGCGGACAGCGGCACGCCCGGACCGCGGTCGATGGTCGGCGTCGAGGCCCTCGCGCGATGGCACTGGGTGGGGCACGGTGACGTATCCCCCGGCATGTTCATCCCGACGGCCGAGGAGCTCGGCCTCATCCATGCCCTCGGGGACCAGGTGCTGCGCGAGGCGTGCTCCACGGTCAAGCGGTGGCGCGACGAGACCCGGCGCCCGTTGACCGTCGCGGTGAACCTCTCCGCCCAGCAGCTCGTCGAGCCGGGGTGCGTCGACCTGGTGGCTGCGGCCATCGCCGATGTCGGGCTGCCGGCCTCGGCCCTCCAGCTCGAGATCACCGAGAGCGTGCTCATGGTCGACGTCGAGCACAGCCTGCGCCAGATCGCGGCCCTGCGAACGCTCGGGGTGCGCGTCGCGATCGACGACTTCGGGACCGGGTACAGCTCGCTCGCCTACCTCCGCGACCTCCCGGTGGACATCCTCAAGATCGACCAGTCCTTCACGCGCCGGCTGCCCGGCGGCGACGCGATGGTCGCGTTCATCGTCGAGCTCGCCCGGGCGATCGGAGCGACCACCGTGGTCGAGGGTGTCGAGACCCGCGACCAGCTCGATGCCGTCACCCGGCTCGGCTGTGACCAGGCGCAGGGCTACTACCTGAGTCGACCGCTCACCGCGGGCGCGACGGCCCGGTACCTGCGGCGGGCCGGGGCAGAGCGCTGA
- a CDS encoding NYN domain-containing protein, whose protein sequence is MTIDSSETGRRLRCALFVDFDNVYIGLQRLDPRAAEAFASAPAHWLTALETGSDADGDFTRRFLVRACYLNPSVFSQFRPNFTRAGFSVVDCPSLTQQGKSSADINLVLDAVDALSAETRYDEFVILSADADFTPLALRCRAADRRVTIITAGPAASAYRAVADTVVTADELADLVKHPDAALEDAPASTGEVAPDTTTTGAERGRTATRTSTRATAPAQAPASPARKAVLRHVRSADKPLTGGVVAQVAQKADPSLLTSGWDGAGGFFPWLARAVPELGAASRPAPGFVWDPKRFSEADLTSATGVDLPPLQRQVVEVTDIPNLPTERYRVLLTALADDVRTTPFDRPETSRRVRDACQAAGAAVGRASVNTVISGVLYAGLDLAARPTAKKVAETWADNVIGLCRGARMELGPQDVAAIRMWVSGGLLTR, encoded by the coding sequence ATGACGATCGACAGCTCCGAGACCGGCCGCCGCCTCCGCTGCGCACTCTTCGTGGACTTCGACAACGTGTACATCGGGCTGCAGCGCCTCGATCCCCGCGCCGCCGAGGCGTTCGCGAGCGCTCCCGCGCACTGGCTCACCGCTCTCGAGACGGGCAGCGACGCCGACGGTGACTTCACCCGCCGATTCCTCGTGCGGGCCTGCTACCTGAACCCGTCGGTGTTCTCGCAGTTCCGACCCAACTTCACCCGCGCCGGCTTCAGCGTCGTCGACTGCCCGTCGTTGACCCAGCAGGGCAAGAGCAGCGCCGACATCAACCTCGTGCTCGACGCCGTCGACGCCCTCAGTGCCGAGACCCGGTACGACGAGTTCGTGATCCTGTCCGCCGACGCCGACTTCACCCCTCTCGCCCTCCGCTGCCGCGCGGCCGACCGCCGCGTCACGATCATCACCGCCGGGCCCGCGGCGAGCGCGTACCGCGCGGTCGCCGACACCGTGGTGACCGCCGACGAGCTCGCCGACCTGGTCAAGCACCCCGATGCAGCGCTCGAAGACGCCCCGGCCTCCACCGGTGAGGTGGCCCCGGACACGACGACGACCGGGGCCGAGCGCGGCCGGACTGCGACCCGGACGTCGACCCGCGCGACCGCGCCCGCCCAGGCGCCGGCGAGCCCCGCCCGCAAGGCGGTGCTGCGGCACGTGCGCTCGGCCGACAAGCCCCTGACCGGCGGGGTCGTCGCCCAGGTCGCCCAGAAGGCCGACCCCTCGCTGCTCACGTCGGGCTGGGACGGCGCCGGCGGCTTCTTCCCGTGGCTCGCCCGCGCGGTCCCCGAGCTCGGTGCCGCGTCACGGCCCGCGCCCGGCTTCGTGTGGGACCCCAAGCGCTTCAGCGAGGCGGACCTCACGAGCGCGACCGGCGTCGACCTGCCACCGCTGCAACGGCAGGTCGTCGAGGTCACGGACATCCCGAACCTGCCGACGGAGCGCTACCGCGTCCTGCTGACCGCCCTTGCCGACGACGTCCGCACGACCCCGTTCGACCGCCCCGAGACGTCGCGCCGGGTCCGGGACGCATGCCAGGCGGCCGGCGCCGCCGTCGGTCGCGCCTCGGTGAACACCGTGATCTCGGGTGTCCTGTACGCGGGCCTCGACCTCGCGGCGAGGCCCACCGCCAAGAAGGTCGCCGAGACCTGGGCCGACAACGTCATCGGCCTGTGCCGCGGTGCCCGGATGGAGCTCGGCCCGCAGGACGTCGCCGCGATCCGCATGTGGGTCAGTGGTGGGCTCCTCACCCGGTAG
- the hrpB gene encoding ATP-dependent helicase HrpB, with protein sequence MTRPDVSGDPFVRLLAAPPDLPVAAGLAELGAAVRARGTAVLHAPPGAGKTTLVPPALAVLDHGRVVVTQPRRLAARAAAQHLADLLGEPVGRSVGYTVRGESRTSAATRVELVTTGVLLRRLQRDAELPGVAAVVLDEVHERQLDADLALALLVDVRTNLREDLVVVAMSATVEAERTALLLGGVAPAPVIAVPGALHPVEVVWCPPRQAARSDVRGVTPGFLDHVAGCVGRALTERAGDVLVFVPGAREVSGVVARLGGIDGVDVRPLHGRLSHRDQDLALAEGPRRRVVVSTSVAESSLTVPGVRVVVDAGLSRQPRTDHRRGLAGLVTVAVSRAAATQRAGRAGRQGPGAVYRCWSPGEHARLAEHPEPEIATADLTAFALALACWGTPDATGLALMDRPPEPAMASARRTLLELGAVAPDGTVTARGRRIADVGTDPRLARALLDGATLVGPRRAAEVVALISEDVRAPGGDLVAALRAVRRGGPNSRTWEAQTARLLASARDAGPDADAGSGGGTESRPTSRTDLTDDLAVGLVVALAHPDRIARLRPSGTAYLMASGTGATLSGQDVALTGLPWLAVADADRTPGRSDATVRSAAPLDEDLAVLAAPSLVHVEETVTWESGQVVNRRTTALGAIELATSRLTDPSLDLVVRAVRAGLDREGLSVLTWSGAATRLRARLAFLRTAIGDPWPDVSDEALLAGLDTWLGPDLDRVRGARDLARIDVLRALRRLLPWPDAGRLDALAPERVTVPSGSEVTVSYDDPDQPVLAVRVQEVFGWRATPRLADGRVPLLLHLLSPGRRPAAVTADLESFWRTGYPQVRAELRGRYPKHAWPDDPLTAAPTRGVRR encoded by the coding sequence ATGACCCGGCCGGACGTCTCCGGCGATCCGTTCGTCCGGCTGCTCGCCGCTCCGCCCGACCTCCCGGTGGCCGCAGGTCTCGCCGAGCTCGGCGCCGCGGTGCGGGCTCGGGGCACCGCGGTGCTGCACGCGCCACCCGGTGCGGGGAAGACGACCCTCGTCCCGCCCGCCCTTGCCGTGCTCGACCATGGTCGGGTGGTGGTCACGCAGCCGAGGCGGCTCGCCGCGCGCGCAGCCGCCCAGCACCTGGCGGACCTGCTCGGCGAACCGGTCGGACGGAGCGTCGGGTACACGGTGCGCGGGGAGAGCCGCACGAGCGCCGCGACCCGCGTCGAGCTCGTCACGACCGGCGTGCTGCTGCGCCGCCTGCAGCGCGACGCCGAACTCCCCGGCGTCGCGGCGGTCGTGCTCGACGAGGTCCACGAGCGACAGCTCGACGCCGACCTGGCGCTCGCCCTGCTCGTCGACGTGCGGACGAACCTGCGCGAGGACCTCGTCGTGGTGGCGATGTCCGCGACCGTCGAGGCCGAACGGACAGCCCTGCTGCTCGGTGGCGTGGCTCCCGCGCCGGTGATCGCGGTCCCGGGTGCCCTCCACCCGGTCGAGGTCGTGTGGTGCCCGCCCCGTCAGGCGGCCCGGTCGGACGTCCGCGGCGTCACCCCCGGGTTCCTCGACCACGTCGCCGGCTGCGTGGGCCGCGCGCTGACCGAGCGTGCGGGTGACGTGCTCGTCTTCGTCCCAGGCGCCCGCGAGGTCAGCGGGGTCGTCGCGCGGCTCGGCGGGATCGACGGGGTGGACGTCCGTCCGCTGCACGGGCGACTCAGCCACCGCGACCAGGACCTCGCCCTCGCAGAGGGTCCGCGCCGACGGGTCGTCGTCTCGACCTCCGTGGCGGAGTCCTCGCTCACGGTGCCCGGCGTGCGCGTCGTGGTCGACGCCGGACTCTCCCGGCAACCCCGCACCGACCATCGCCGCGGGCTCGCCGGACTCGTGACCGTCGCGGTGAGCCGTGCCGCTGCGACCCAGCGCGCCGGGCGCGCAGGGCGCCAGGGTCCCGGAGCGGTGTACCGCTGCTGGTCACCGGGTGAGCACGCCCGGCTCGCCGAGCACCCGGAGCCGGAGATCGCCACGGCCGACCTCACGGCGTTCGCCCTGGCGCTCGCCTGCTGGGGAACGCCGGACGCGACCGGGCTCGCCCTGATGGACCGCCCGCCGGAGCCCGCGATGGCGTCGGCCCGTCGCACGCTGCTCGAGCTCGGGGCCGTCGCCCCCGACGGGACCGTGACCGCGCGCGGTCGACGGATCGCCGACGTCGGCACGGATCCTCGGCTGGCTCGCGCCCTGCTCGACGGCGCGACCCTGGTCGGCCCCCGTCGCGCCGCGGAGGTCGTCGCGCTGATCTCGGAGGACGTCCGCGCTCCCGGAGGAGACCTCGTCGCGGCGCTGCGCGCGGTCCGACGAGGCGGCCCCAACTCCCGGACCTGGGAGGCCCAGACCGCCCGCCTGCTGGCGTCCGCACGGGACGCGGGTCCTGATGCGGACGCGGGCTCCGGCGGCGGCACCGAGTCCCGGCCCACGTCCCGGACCGACCTCACGGACGATCTCGCCGTCGGTCTCGTGGTCGCGCTCGCCCACCCCGACCGGATCGCCCGGCTGCGCCCGTCTGGCACCGCGTACCTGATGGCCTCGGGGACGGGTGCGACGCTGAGCGGCCAGGACGTCGCCCTCACCGGTCTCCCGTGGCTCGCCGTCGCGGACGCGGACCGCACACCCGGACGCAGCGACGCGACGGTGCGCTCCGCGGCCCCGCTCGACGAGGACCTCGCCGTGCTGGCCGCACCGTCGCTCGTACACGTCGAGGAGACCGTGACCTGGGAGTCCGGTCAGGTGGTCAACAGGCGCACCACCGCGCTCGGCGCGATCGAGCTCGCGACGTCCCGGCTCACCGACCCGTCGCTCGACCTGGTGGTGCGCGCGGTGCGCGCCGGTCTCGACCGGGAGGGCCTGTCGGTCCTCACGTGGTCCGGCGCTGCCACCCGGCTGCGCGCCCGCCTCGCGTTCCTGCGCACCGCGATCGGCGACCCGTGGCCGGACGTCTCGGACGAGGCCCTGCTCGCAGGTCTGGACACCTGGCTAGGTCCCGACCTCGATCGGGTCCGCGGCGCCCGTGACCTCGCGAGGATCGACGTGCTCCGCGCGCTGCGGCGGCTCCTCCCGTGGCCCGACGCCGGTCGCCTCGACGCACTCGCCCCCGAGCGGGTGACAGTCCCGAGCGGCTCGGAGGTCACCGTCAGCTACGACGACCCCGACCAGCCGGTACTCGCCGTCCGGGTCCAGGAGGTCTTCGGCTGGCGTGCGACACCGCGGCTCGCCGATGGACGCGTCCCGCTGCTCCTCCACCTGCTCTCCCCCGGCAGGCGCCCGGCCGCGGTCACCGCCGACCTCGAGTCGTTCTGGCGCACCGGCTACCCGCAGGTGCGAGCCGAGCTCCGGGGCCGGTACCCGAAGCATGCGTGGCCCGACGACCCGCTCACCGCCGCTCCCACGCGCGGGGTGCGACGGTGA
- a CDS encoding flavodoxin domain-containing protein, whose product MTVLVAYASRHGATKGIAERIARVLTVEGVEAESRPVTDEIEVAEYDAFVIGGAAYMFHWLKGATEFVTHHRTILAQHPVWLFSSGPVGTDLVDKEGRDIVEVSRPKEWERLEGGLSVRGDRVFFGAWDPSAPPVGVGERMMGLLPKAKAALPAGDFRDWEEIEAWAAMIASELRATT is encoded by the coding sequence ATGACCGTCCTCGTCGCCTATGCCAGCCGACACGGTGCCACGAAGGGCATCGCCGAACGGATCGCGCGCGTGCTGACCGTCGAAGGGGTCGAGGCGGAGTCGCGGCCCGTCACCGACGAGATCGAGGTCGCGGAGTACGACGCGTTCGTCATCGGCGGCGCGGCCTACATGTTCCACTGGCTCAAGGGAGCGACCGAGTTCGTCACCCATCACCGGACGATCCTCGCGCAGCACCCGGTGTGGCTCTTCAGCAGCGGACCGGTCGGCACGGACCTCGTCGACAAGGAGGGGCGTGACATCGTGGAGGTCTCGCGCCCCAAGGAGTGGGAGCGCCTCGAGGGTGGCCTCTCCGTGCGTGGTGACCGGGTCTTCTTCGGGGCGTGGGACCCCTCGGCGCCACCGGTCGGCGTCGGTGAGCGGATGATGGGTCTCCTGCCGAAGGCGAAGGCCGCGCTGCCGGCGGGCGACTTCCGCGACTGGGAAGAGATCGAGGCCTGGGCAGCCATGATCGCCTCAGAGCTGCGCGCGACGACGTAG